ACCGAAGTCGTCAATCAGGTCAGCAAGGCACATAACTACCGCAAGAGTGTTGAAATCAAGCAGAGCCAGGTTGTGGCCTTGGAACAGTCGGTTGATGTGGCGACGAACCTGTTCCAAAACGCCCGTTCCGAGTACGTCGACGTTTTGTTCTCGCAGCGTGATCTGTTGGAAGCACGAATCGACATGATCGAAACCAAGCAGCAACAGCTCTCTGCAATCGTCAAAGCCTATCAGGCACTCGGCGGCGGATACCTGCTAACCAACTCAGGGCTTACTTACAAAGACATACGCTGTCTGGACACGCCTTACCTACCCGGCGAATTCATTGACGTGCCAGTAGTTAATGAGAGTGAAGAAAACTTCGGAGTTCAGGAGGAAAACCTTCCTCCACTTCCAAGTGAGGTGGATTTGTCGCCAACACCACTTGGTTCGGCCAAGTAATAAACTGGTGCCCTACTGAAATCTTCAAGACCAGCGACCACCAGAGGAGTTTTCAAAACAGCCGCCACTTCAACGATCAAGCTGAAGTAGATTCGATACTTAGAACGACCTACGAGCTTGCTTAACGCTTGGACTGCATTAGATCTTAGAACCTGTCTGAAAAGCTCTTGATTCGCTTTGGCCGTTTTGGGTAAACCATGTTTATCGTGAATGGACCTGATCGATTTTCTCTTGGGGAGCAATGGCATGGAAGCCCGCTATCCGACCGATTTGACCGACGCTCAGTGGAAGCGAATTGCCTGTCTCATTCCGGCGGCCAAGCCAGGCGGTCGGCCTCGCTCAACTTCGATTCGGGAAGTGCTCAACGCCATTTTATATCTCACCAAAAGCGGTTGTCAGTGGCGAATGCTGCCTCGGGACTTTCCCTCTTGGAAGACGGTGTATTGGTATTTCACTGAATGGAAAAACGACGGCACGCTCCAGCGAATTCACGATTCGCTGCGACACCGGGTGCGTGAACAAGAAGGCCGACACCGCCAGCCTTCGGTAGCGATCATCGACAGCCAGTCGGTAAAAACGCCAGAAAAAGGGGGCGTAGATTCGATGGTGGCAAGCTCGTAAAGGGGCGCAAGCGGCACATTCTCGTCGATTCACTCGGCCTGCTGTTAACCACTCTGGTCACGCCAGCCAACGTGCAAGATCGAGACGGGGGCCAAAGCTTGATCGATCAAACAAAGATCGTGCTTTCTCGGTTGCGAACGATCTTCGCCGATGGCGTCTACAACGGCTCCTTCGAGCTATTTTGCCGAAACGTGGGCTGGAACTTGAAGATCGTACGTCGTTCGGACAAGCCTGGCTTCCACGTTCTGCCGAAGCGTTGGATCGTCGAGCGAACCTTCGCTTGGCTGACCCGGCATCGTCGCCTGACGGCCGACTACGAGACCACCACCAGTTCCAGCGAAGCCTTCCTGCAACTGGCCATGATTCGTTTGATGGTCAGAAGACTGGCTAAATGAGGCTTCTCAGACAGGTTCTCAGTTGGAACTGTCCCTTAGAGCTCCGCACAAATTGATATGACGCTTCCATTAAACATCAACCTGCTCGACCTCAGAATCTTCAAACCAGTTGAGCTTCGTCACGGTACTCTTCAGTCCAACTGGATTCGACGTATAAGCGACCAAGGCAAGGCTGCTTTCACTTCTACTGCAAGTTACATAAAGGAGTCGGCGCGTACGATCGACGGATGTCTCTTTTCCGGCTTTTCGATTCTCAATGTCTGTTTTGGTATGCTCTTTGACTCCGAAAAGCTTGTCGTAGCTAAACATGAACCCACGTGCTTCGGAATCGTCCATGAGAACCATGACCCGAGGGAATTCTAGCCCCTTGACGCCTTGATGTGTACCAAAGCGTGATAGACCGTATACGTAGCCTGCGTAAGCTCTAATTTGAGAAAATGGCGTCTTCAAAAACTCTCGAATTCCAAGCACTCTGTCTCCCAGAGCATCCTCGTCCACGTCTGTCTTGGTATTTTGATCCCCAGTAACGTATGGAAAGAGCTTTTCGGGAATTCTGAACAGATTCGATCTAGCAACCAGATCAAGTGCTTGCTGAAACGTAACAGAGTCGGATGTGGCACAAAGCTCTGCTAGTTCTTCAACGGCAGCTTTAGCGATGGCGAGTTGATCCTGCTGATGTGGCGTTTGCCGAAATGCATCTAAGGACATGAGTGGTGAAAATTTTCTGACGATTCGAGCGGTGGCAAATGCATCACCTCTGTGTTGAGCGTCAACAAGCGGCAAGATTTGATCGGAATAGAAACGCAGGAACTCAATGGTGCCCTCGCGAAGCCCTGTTGAAAAATCGTTTACCTTGGCAAGGGGTTCGTACGTATCCAAGAAGCCAAGACGTCTGGCAGCCATATGGTGCTCGAGAATCAGGGCTTTGTATTTGGCAACATCGTTCCATTCCAAGTCTCCCGTAATTTCCACCATTCGCTCTTGAACGGCTTTTTCTGCGAGTTCTTTGTTGCTCACGTATGATGGAACAATGAAAAAGCGTGTATGTCCTTCGGGGGCGTTTTCGTGTGCGACTTGTTGCCAACCATCGCTGGCCTGACGGATCTGATTGATTAGACGTATAACTCTTTTCGGACAACGAAAGTTGATCGTTTTCTCGGGCGTGCTCCAATCCGCGGGTATGTCTTGATCCAAGTCTGATTTTCCATCGGCATAAATCCGTTGCATCATGTCGCCAAACAGCCCTAGGCCAAACTTAGTCGCCTGCTTGCGTTGGAGCGAAAGAAGAGCCTCGATAAGCTCCCGATTGGTGTCCTGACTTTCATCAACCAGAATGAAAGGGGACGCACAGATAGCGAGCTTCTGCATTAGGCTTTTCTGATTAAGAAACGCAGCACCCATTTGAATGACTTCCGAATGATTCAATGAATCCCTCGTGCGATTATCGCCCGTCGGACTGTATGTAAATGACTTGATGTAATCGAGTCCAGCGAGGCGAGTCGTCTTGGATTTGAGGCTCCGTTCCCGCTCAAGACTTGTTTTCGTGACAGACTTGCTCTTCTCTATAAGTCTGTTTAGTTCCAAGATATCAGCCGCTAGGGATTCTCTGAGCCATTCCCTGATGTCCGCGTTAAATCCTTTGATCAATTCCCAAACGAAGCTGTGAATTGTTGAGACTCGAATGATCGGGTCATAATCCAGGCGTCGCAAAATCTCATCGCATGCAGCATTCGTGTAAGTAATGACTGAGATGTTCTGTCCGCGGAGTCGAAACCGATCACCGTGCGCATTT
This portion of the Bremerella alba genome encodes:
- a CDS encoding UvrD-helicase domain-containing protein, which encodes MPQSRFSQELFSFAGAGSRKTRSLVDALLAFRNAHGDRFRLRGQNISVITYTNAACDEILRRLDYDPIIRVSTIHSFVWELIKGFNADIREWLRESLAADILELNRLIEKSKSVTKTSLERERSLKSKTTRLAGLDYIKSFTYSPTGDNRTRDSLNHSEVIQMGAAFLNQKSLMQKLAICASPFILVDESQDTNRELIEALLSLQRKQATKFGLGLFGDMMQRIYADGKSDLDQDIPADWSTPEKTINFRCPKRVIRLINQIRQASDGWQQVAHENAPEGHTRFFIVPSYVSNKELAEKAVQERMVEITGDLEWNDVAKYKALILEHHMAARRLGFLDTYEPLAKVNDFSTGLREGTIEFLRFYSDQILPLVDAQHRGDAFATARIVRKFSPLMSLDAFRQTPHQQDQLAIAKAAVEELAELCATSDSVTFQQALDLVARSNLFRIPEKLFPYVTGDQNTKTDVDEDALGDRVLGIREFLKTPFSQIRAYAGYVYGLSRFGTHQGVKGLEFPRVMVLMDDSEARGFMFSYDKLFGVKEHTKTDIENRKAGKETSVDRTRRLLYVTCSRSESSLALVAYTSNPVGLKSTVTKLNWFEDSEVEQVDV